The genomic stretch AGCGTTGAAGCATGATATATGTATAACCACAACAGCAGAACAATAAAAAAGGCAATGAGAGCAATTGTAGGTACTGATAACGGAACTATAGTCATACCTGCTAGCATGTTCAGGCTTCTTCCTCCTTCCGTACAATTCTTTACTTCTTTCACTATTGCATATGAAAACTAGGTTTTCAAGTCATATCCCATAGAACTGGATAAGCATTGTTTTCCATTGCCCAAAAAGGAACGCACGTTTTCATTTAACCTAAAAATCAATTACAATATCAGAAATGAATAGTCCTTATTCTTTCTATTTAATAGAAACGAACGAATGGAAGTAGATAACAAAAACTCTCAGAAAAGAGGTGGACACAAATGTTGATAACCCATGAAACTCCATCAATAGAGTCCTATCTGAATCTGCGCCGTGCTGCTGGGCTAAGTAGCATGAGTAGGGAAGGTGCTGAAAAAGGGCTGCCTTCGACTTTATTTGCGGTCAGTCTAATGGAAGGCGGCCAATTAATTGGAATGGGCAGAGTCGTCGGGGATGGCGGATTACAGTTTTTAGTATGCGATATTGCTGTTCATCCAGAGGAGCAGGGCAAAGGATACGGAAAAACGATAATGAAAGAAATTAAACACTATATCGATGAACAAGTTCCTGCTGAGGGGATTGTATCTCTAATAGCAGATAAGCCGGCAGATCGATTATATGAACAGTATGGTTTTCTACATGCTGCCCCAGACTCACTCGGTATGTGGTTCAAACAGAGGCAGCTGTAAGAATCTTTGTGTAAATAAAAAAGAGGATTAATTGACAAAGTTACATAACTGTGAAAAGATGAAGAGGTAACAAAGGTAACAAATCCGATCAAAAAAGCGGATCATTGAAATAAACATAAGCTATATGATGAATATACAGAGATATTAACATAAAGAGAAAAACGGGGCCCCTTTGAATTCTGACGGAGATGTTCAGAAACAGCAAGGAGGGCCTTTTCATTATCAAAAAAGGGGATGTTGCCAGCATATTTTGGTCGGAAAATATGAGGAGGCTATGTTCATGGTAAGGGATAATTACAGCTACTTAAGTCATCTGGAATGTCCGAAATGCGAACGTATCTACTATTCAACTGAGGTACAGCAGCTATGTTCCTGCGGTTCTCCGCTGCTAGCTCGCTATGAGTAAAGATTGGGATCCTGCCTCGTTAAAAGACAGAGAAATGAATCTATGGAGATATCACGAACTGCTGCCCGTACAGCAGCCGCAGCATATTGTTTGCCTGGGTGAAGTTATGACACCGCTGCTGCGTATGCCGAGTCTCGGTATGGATATGTCGATTCCAAAACTTTATATGAAGGACGAAAGTCTTATGCCAAGCGGGTCATATAAGGCTAGAGGAGCCGCTGTAGGGATTTCGAAGGCAAAGGAACTAGGCATAGAGCGGTTTGTAATGCCTTCTAACGGAAATGCTGGAGCAGCTTGGTCATTATATGCTGCCCGGGGAGGACTGAGCTCTTCGGTAGTAATGTCGGTTCAAGCACCGCCCATTACTCGGGATGAGTGTATCGCGGCAGGAGCCGAACTTCTGCTGGTAAAGGGAATCATAAGTGATGCAGGGAGAATTGTCGCAGACAAAGTGAAGCGTGAAGGAATATATGATACTTCAGCGCTAAAGGAACCTTATCGGATTGAAGGTAAAAAGACGATGGGTTTTGAAATTATCGAACAAATGAATTTCGAGGTCCCAGATGTAATCCTTTATCCAACGGGTACGGGGGCAGGACTCATTGGGATTCATAAAGCACTGCAAGAACTACAGGAGATTGGCTGGATATCAGGTCCGCTGCCTAGGCTCGTAGCTGTTCAGTCCGAAGGTTGCGCCCCTATTGTGAAAGCGTGGGAGAATCAGCAGACCGAAACTATGTTTTGGGAGCAGTCTAGTACGGAAGCGCTTGGCATTCATGTTCCTAAGACCATAGGAGATTTCCTTGTGCTGGATGCAATCTATCAAACAGGCGGGGTTGCCATCTCTGTAACGGAAGATGAGATATTGAAAGAGCAGGAACAGGTTACAAGAATGGAAGGGAGTTTTCTATGCCCTGAAGGAGCTGCCGCCTTTGCTGCAGCACGAGTGCTTCGGTCCAATGGCTGGATTGAAGAGGAAGAAAAAGTGGTGGTGCTGAATACTGGATCAGGACTGAAGTACCCAAGAATATCAAGTAACGAAGACTTGTTTCTGAATCCAGAGGAGGCCTTGACATCCTATCCTATTAAGGAGCAGGCTCCATCGATCATTAAAGGATAATGGAGTTCATAGATTAAGTGAGGACTATCTTTCTATTCTTGTAAAGAATAGAGATGGTTCTTTTTTAATGAGAAAATGGTGAACTTTTGATATTTGAAGAATCTTCTTTATAATAGGACATACCGTTTTAATTGTTGGTTAAATGGATTAATACATAGTGTGAAAGAACTGTACAGGGAATTTACTAATGAAATGGGGAATGAATAATGAAGTTAATTATATTTGGTGCATCAGGTACCATTGGACAAGCGATCTTGCAAGAAGCTTTGAGACGAAAACATGAGGTTACGGCGGTTGTTCGCAATCGATTTAAACTCAATGAAAAACACGATCTGCTTACGATTGTAGAAGGCGATTTGCTGAATCCTGGATCCATTGCTGAACTAGTCAAAGATCACGAAGTGGTAATCAGCGCTTACGGCCCTAAGTTTGGAGCAGAGCAGGAATTGGTAGAAGTGGCTCGCGCTCTTGTAGAAGGATTACACAAAGGCGGAGTAGAGCGACTAATCGTGGTTGGCGGAGCAGGAAGCTTGATGACGGACGAAGGAATTCCACTTATGGAAACACCAGGATTCCCAGAAGAAGTGAAGCCTCTTGCGATGGCGCATCAAGATGCTTATCAAATCTATCAAGAATCAGACCTTGACTGGACGTACCTGAGTCCTGCTTCTACTATTGAGCCTGGAATCCGTACAGGTAATTTCCGAATTGGTACGGACCGATTAGTAGTGGATGAAGACGGGCAAAGCCGGATTTCTGTAGAAGATTATGCGGTAGCTCTTCTTGACGAAGTAGATGACCCTTATTTCAGCGGTTCAAGATTTACGGTTGCTTATTAACGATCAGTAGTAGATGAAAGACAGAAAAAAAGCGAAGACAAGTGCTTCGCTTTTTTTTATACCATTTTGACAGGAGGAGAAGCAGTGTGTATGTAGTTACAGCAGAACAAATGAGAGAACTAGACGAGCATGTAATAGGATCTTGGGGTGTTCCCTCCGTTTGTCTGATGGAGAACGCAGGTAAGGCACTTGCAGAAGAAGTGCTCCATTTCTGTCAGAACCGGCAGTCAAAAGAGCAGGTAACTAACGGAAACCCGCTTATATCTGACGAGGCAAGAGTAGCTTTTGATCGGTGGAAGGGAACCCGTGGACAGATTAGTAACGATGCTTTTAGCCGAGGGGAGAAAACGTTCGCAGAGCACTGGTATATCCTAGTTGGAAAAGGGAATAACGGCGGGGATGGACTCGTAGCTGCTCGCCACCTGTGGGAAGCTGGGGTGGGGATCACTCTTGTCTTTGCCGAGTGTCCGAAGGGGCTAAGCGAAGAGGCTCTGCTTGAGTATTACACAGCGGAAGCGATGGGGATTCCATCTATCCTATTTACAGAACAGGGAGATGTCACATTCACTGGAGGAACAGGAATTATTGATGCTTTGCTTGGTACAGGCAGTAAAGGGGCTCCGCGACATGCGTATGCTTCTTTAATACAGGCAGCAAATGACAGCGGGCTTCCCATCATTTCGGCAGATATTCCAAGCGGACTCCATGCGGATACGGGGACTCTTTATGAGCCGCATATTCGGGCAGAACGGACAGTATGTTTCGCACTGCTAAAGCGGGGACTTACACAGTTTCCAGGTGCAGAAGCCGCTGGGCAGATTAAAGTGCGTTCAGTCGGGATTCCGCCTCAGCTTGCAGAAGGACGATTTCGTGAAACTGTCTATTTACTAACAGAAGATGTACTGTCAGAGAAGCTGAAAGTAGATCTTACGCAAAGACGAGCGGAGGATGGGCATAAAGGAACCTATGGTCACGTCCTGCTTGTGGCAGGCACGCTAGCGATGAGCGGGGCGGGACTGCTCAGTTGCCGGGCGGCACTGCGATCCGGCTCTGGTCTTGTTACATGGGCGCTGCCTTCCGAACTGCTCCCGCATGTCATTGGCGCAGTGCCTGAGCTCATGCTTGCCGCAGCCGCAGAGGGTATGCATGGAACATGGAATAGGGCATCGGCTCAGAATATTATCAAGCTTGCAGAGAATCGGGATGTTATCGCGATTGGCCCTGGGCTGGGACGTTTTGAAGAGGATACCGACTGGCTGAGTCAAATCTATAAAGAGACAGACCTGCCGATGGTTATTGATGCGGATGGGCTGAATATGTTGGCAGAGGCAGGTTCGGACTTTTTTAAACATATAGACTCTAGAAAAGCCCCCGTTATCTTAACCCCGCATCCAGGAGAAATGGCGCGTCTTGCCGGTGTGTCTACCCAAGAAATTCAGCAGAACCGAATAGATCATGCTCTGTCCTATTCAGCGAAATCAGGAGTCACACTTGTTCTAAAAGGATCAAGGACGGTGATTGCTACGCCCGAAGGGAATGCGTACATTAACATGACCGGTCATGCCGGAATGGGAACAGGCGGTACAGGAGATGTACTAACAGGAGTCATTGCCAGTCTGCTTGCTCAAGGTTACAGTGCTGAACAAGCCGCTGCATTTGGGGTATACCTGCATGGTAAAGCCGGAGAGACCGCAGCAATGATGCGTACTCACCCAGCAGGGGTGATGGCGGGAGATCTGACCGAGTATTTGTGAAGAAGACGATAAAAAAGAAATGGTTACAGGGGAACCATTCTAGTTCTTAGGTTGACAGTACAGGGATATAATTGGTATTATTTTCTAATACCGACGTAAATAGTAGGATTTATCAAGATACAGCACAGTAACAATAAAAATAGATAACCTTGAGGTGAATGAAGCATGGCTAAAATTGCAGTAATTAATGGGAGTCCTTCCCTGACTTCACGATTGAATGCAGTTATTGAATATGCAGAGCGCGAACTTAGAGAAGCAGGCTTTGAAGTAGATCGTATCAACGTGGCAGAGCTCCCTGCGGAAGATCTGATTCTAACTAAATTTGAGAGCGAACATATTGTAAAAGCCAATGGGATTGTTGCAGAAGCGGATGCAGTGATTGTAGCAAGTCCAGTGTACAAGGCATCATATACCGGTGTCTTGAAAACCTTTCTTGATCTGGTGCCTGAACGCGGCCTTGCCGGAAAAACGATTCTTCCCCTGTTCATCGGTGGAAGCCTGGCTCACTTGCTGACCATCGATTATGCTTTGAAACCTGTTCTATCTGTACTTGGCGCACGGCATATTCTCGCTGGAATTTATACGGTGGATGCTCAGGTGGCTCGTAATGACCAGGGCGGTCTCGATATTGCCCCTGAACTGTTAGCAAGGCTCGAAACGGGAATTGAGGAATTTAAGGAAGAGATTCAGCTTCGTGAAACTCAAAAAAGTGTAAAAGGTTAATAGGAATTATAGGAAAGAGCTTGCCGGATCAGCGGTAAGGCTCTTTTTTAAAATAAGGATTAGCAGCCACAACACCACATAACGGGCTGGTTATATATGGTATACTAGGCTTGTAATTTGTGATGGAGGGAGAAATGACGATTGAGTATTCAAGGAATTAACCATTTCTGTTTTTCTGTATCTGATCTTGCCAAATCAATTGCATTTTACAAACACGTTTTTGATGCTGAGATTGTACTGGAAGGCCGAAGATTGGCCTACTTTGATCTACATGGTATATGGATCGCATTGAATCAGGAAGACGTCCCTCGTAACTTTACTGCCCCGACGTACACACATATTGCATTTACGGTCGATGAAGAAGACCTGCTGCCACTGCGTCAGAAGCTTAGCGAAGCAAATGCGAAAATCTTGCCGGGCCGTGAACGAGATGCGAAGGACAAAGAATCCATTTATTTTCTAGATCCAGATGGACATATGTTTGAATTTCATACAGGTACACTGCAAGAACGCTTGAATTATTATAAAGAAGATAAGAAATATATGACGTTTCACCGCTAAGAACGGCTGCTTTTTATACAAGTAAATAAAAATGAAAAGAACCCTATAAAGTCACTTTACTAAGTGTCCATATAGGGTTCTTTTTCTTTCAGGAAGCAGCTATCTTATAGATCGTCAAATCCGTTGTCGTCTCCGACTTTACCGTAGTTACGGGATTTCGCTTCAAAGAAGTCTGTTTTTGTTGCATTTAGCGCTTCATCAGAGAAAGGCTTGATCCAAGGCATACTGTTTACATCTACGCCATCATATAATTTCTCAAGTCCCATGAGACGCAGACGTTTGTTAGCTGTGTATTTAATGTAATCTTCTAGTTCTCTCAGGTCGATACCGCGAACATTGCTGAGTGTATAGTGCGCCCAGTTGGTTTCCAGTTCAACCGCACGATTAATCGTGCGATAGAGGTAGTCGCGATTTTCTTTCGTATCCAGTTCCGGATAGTCTGCAAGCAGCTGTTTGAATACCTCAGCAAAGAAGTAGCAATGCTGATTCTCATCCCGCTGAATGTAAGAGATCATCTGACAAGTACCCATCATTTTCTGATCTCTTGCAAGGTTGTAGAAGAAGGCAAACGTACTGTAGAAGAAGATTCCTTCTAGAATCAGATCCGCTACGAGCGCTTCATAGAACGATTGAGGCGTCGGTTCGTCACGGAAGTTCTGGTAGATATCAGAGATAAACCGGTTGCGCTCTAAGAGCACAGGGTCATGCTTCCAGTATTCAAAGATTTCTTTCTGCTCATCCCAAGAAACCAGGGAAGAAAGAACATAAGAATAGGACTGATTGTGAACGACTTCTTGCTGAGCAATAATTGCAGAGATCGCCTCAAGAGAGGAATCCGTCAGATATTCTCTTACATCACCCACAAACATCGTTTGCATGGAATCGAGTACAGCGAGCAGGCCGATGTTGATTTTGAACGTACGTTGCTCTTCTGGGTCAAGTTGTGGAAATTGCTGCGCATCTTTAGACATAGGGATCTCATCTGCGATCCAGTAGTTCAATAAGAGTACTTTGTACAATTTATACATATGCGGCATCCGAATGTCATTCCAGTTCAGGATCCCGGAGCTTTCCCCGTTAATGATACGTGTTGATTTATTTGGCGCTTCTGTATTAAAAATGTTTTGGACTTTCATAGTCATGATACTTCCTCCTTAAGATTCGCAAGATTCACATTCGTTCTCAATGGTAAGAGCACGGCTTCGTACGTAGTAAGTGGATTTGATACCCGCTTTCCATGCGTGAAGGTGAAGTTCCAGGAATTCTTTTGCCCGTATATCAGGACGAACATACAGGTTAAAGCTTTGTGCTTGGTCAATGTGGCGCTGACGTGCAGAAGCCATATTGATGGAAGCATGTTGATCCAAGTTAAATGCCGTTTTATAATACCAAATTGTTTTTTCGGAGAGATCTGGTGCTGGGTTCGCGATTTTGTAAGTTGTTTTCTCTTCATAAGAGAGAAGTTCGTACAGCGGATCGATACTAGCCGTAGAACCAGCAATGATGGAAGTCGATGCATTTGGAGCAATCGCCATCATCCAGGCATTCCGAACACCATGTTCTTTCACTTCAGCAGCAAGTTCATTCCACTGTGCTGTCGTTACAAACTTACCTTCACGAGTACCGTCCGTATAGTTACGCTGTGTGAAGTAGTTGCCATTCTCCCAATCAGAACCTTCGAATTTCGGATATTTCCCTTTTTCTTTGGCAATTTCCATACTGGATTTGATGGCCAGATAGCTGATTTTTTCGTATAGATTATCATTGTATGTGACAGCTTCTTCCGATTCCCAGCGGATACCTTCGAGAGCAAGCAGATGATGAAGTCCGAATGTACCAAGACCGATGGCACGGTACTGACTGTTTGTATATTGTGCTTGCAGTACTTCAATGTTATTGATGTCAATTACATTATCAAGCATACGCATTTGGATAGGAATCAAGCGATCCAGCACATTATTTGGTACAGCGCGAGCAAGATGAATGGAGTTCAGATTACATAC from Paenibacillus polygoni encodes the following:
- a CDS encoding GNAT family N-acetyltransferase: MLITHETPSIESYLNLRRAAGLSSMSREGAEKGLPSTLFAVSLMEGGQLIGMGRVVGDGGLQFLVCDIAVHPEEQGKGYGKTIMKEIKHYIDEQVPAEGIVSLIADKPADRLYEQYGFLHAAPDSLGMWFKQRQL
- a CDS encoding NAD(P)-dependent oxidoreductase, whose amino-acid sequence is MKLIIFGASGTIGQAILQEALRRKHEVTAVVRNRFKLNEKHDLLTIVEGDLLNPGSIAELVKDHEVVISAYGPKFGAEQELVEVARALVEGLHKGGVERLIVVGGAGSLMTDEGIPLMETPGFPEEVKPLAMAHQDAYQIYQESDLDWTYLSPASTIEPGIRTGNFRIGTDRLVVDEDGQSRISVEDYAVALLDEVDDPYFSGSRFTVAY
- a CDS encoding NAD(P)H-hydrate dehydratase, translated to MYVVTAEQMRELDEHVIGSWGVPSVCLMENAGKALAEEVLHFCQNRQSKEQVTNGNPLISDEARVAFDRWKGTRGQISNDAFSRGEKTFAEHWYILVGKGNNGGDGLVAARHLWEAGVGITLVFAECPKGLSEEALLEYYTAEAMGIPSILFTEQGDVTFTGGTGIIDALLGTGSKGAPRHAYASLIQAANDSGLPIISADIPSGLHADTGTLYEPHIRAERTVCFALLKRGLTQFPGAEAAGQIKVRSVGIPPQLAEGRFRETVYLLTEDVLSEKLKVDLTQRRAEDGHKGTYGHVLLVAGTLAMSGAGLLSCRAALRSGSGLVTWALPSELLPHVIGAVPELMLAAAAEGMHGTWNRASAQNIIKLAENRDVIAIGPGLGRFEEDTDWLSQIYKETDLPMVIDADGLNMLAEAGSDFFKHIDSRKAPVILTPHPGEMARLAGVSTQEIQQNRIDHALSYSAKSGVTLVLKGSRTVIATPEGNAYINMTGHAGMGTGGTGDVLTGVIASLLAQGYSAEQAAAFGVYLHGKAGETAAMMRTHPAGVMAGDLTEYL
- the ssuE gene encoding NADPH-dependent FMN reductase encodes the protein MAKIAVINGSPSLTSRLNAVIEYAERELREAGFEVDRINVAELPAEDLILTKFESEHIVKANGIVAEADAVIVASPVYKASYTGVLKTFLDLVPERGLAGKTILPLFIGGSLAHLLTIDYALKPVLSVLGARHILAGIYTVDAQVARNDQGGLDIAPELLARLETGIEEFKEEIQLRETQKSVKG
- the fosB gene encoding metallothiol transferase FosB produces the protein MSIQGINHFCFSVSDLAKSIAFYKHVFDAEIVLEGRRLAYFDLHGIWIALNQEDVPRNFTAPTYTHIAFTVDEEDLLPLRQKLSEANAKILPGRERDAKDKESIYFLDPDGHMFEFHTGTLQERLNYYKEDKKYMTFHR
- a CDS encoding ribonucleotide-diphosphate reductase subunit beta; its protein translation is MKVQNIFNTEAPNKSTRIINGESSGILNWNDIRMPHMYKLYKVLLLNYWIADEIPMSKDAQQFPQLDPEEQRTFKINIGLLAVLDSMQTMFVGDVREYLTDSSLEAISAIIAQQEVVHNQSYSYVLSSLVSWDEQKEIFEYWKHDPVLLERNRFISDIYQNFRDEPTPQSFYEALVADLILEGIFFYSTFAFFYNLARDQKMMGTCQMISYIQRDENQHCYFFAEVFKQLLADYPELDTKENRDYLYRTINRAVELETNWAHYTLSNVRGIDLRELEDYIKYTANKRLRLMGLEKLYDGVDVNSMPWIKPFSDEALNATKTDFFEAKSRNYGKVGDDNGFDDL